TTTAACTCTACTTGCTCAGCATAAGAACATATAAGTTTTGAATCACTCTTATCTGTCTTAACCTTGGATAGTCGCATCTGGATAAATCGTTTTACAGACAACGGATTTTCTACTGAAACATTTAGACCTTCTTCAAACAAATAATAAGCCAACTGATAATGATAGTAACCTGTAGCTTCCATCACACAATGACTCTCAGAATTTAAGAGTTTTCTAAACGCTTTAAAGCCTGAGACCTTGTTTTTAAACTGATAATAATTACCATCTGAATCTGTGACATCAAAAACTAAATAACTAATGTCAATACCAAAATATTTAATATCTTTATTCATAACAAATTATTTTTTTGAAAGGACATACTACGCGAGTTTCAACGACTTAAAATCGAGGTCTTAAAGCCTCACAGAACTGTTCGAAATCTGTGTAGAAAAGAGAGGGGATTTACAATGTTGACGAGATCTGAAGTCTCTCCGTATAAATTAACCTTATTCCTCTCTTTTGTGCTTTCTATTTTATATGTTTAAATTAGTCTTTTTTATTTAAATGCTAACTTAAGAAGTATAAATGCAATTACGGTGGATTCGATTACGTTCGAATCCAGCCATAATTGCTAAAGCCTGTGCTTAATCAAGAATTTCAGTATATTTAATCCGTAACTGACTCTTATTAATGTAGTTAGGGGTAGTTTAAAATGAGGAGCTTTAGTGCGGCAAAAGACATATTATTATCAGATTTAGACTCTGAAATTAAAAATAATCCTGAAAATGAAATTCTAAAATCCTTAGGTCGGACATTAAAATCATATGAATCTGTTTTTGAATTAAATGGAGTTATGAGTGAAATCGTTGTTGATTGTCTCGGTTTTGAATTTGAAAACGGAGAAAAACTAATTGAGTTTGAAAAATATTTTTCGGACTATTCAAATTCAATTCGTTCGACTGAATTGAGAAGTTTGGCGATAATTTTGAGGTGATAAATAAAATAAATCGTTCTGATATGAATGCATTTGCTCTAGACTAACCTGAAGAATATCACTGGGAAAAATAAATATTAGTACCACTACATCGCAAATAAAACATCTAGATTTTAACGTTCAGAAAACAGGTAGTAAATACCGAAAAGCATTCGAATAAAGAACTCAATCATAAAATAAAAGTAGGAGTAACCCAAATTATCCAACCCAACCAAGCTCAACTTTAGTATCTTGCCTTAATAAAATATTATTATGAAAATAAACTTATTGTCTTGTGATGCTCAAAGACCAGATAGAAGAGCTATAGCCAAATGCATTGTAGAGATTTCAACAGGGATAGATAATGGTTTGGCAAATGAACTTACGGACATCCTTTTAGAAGGTGATCCTGTAGATATTGAGCTGGACGATAAAAACACAGGTTCTGCTTTACGTGCTTTGCGAAAGCTTGATATTGACTACGAAATTGTAGAATAATTTTAATCGGTTTTTTAGAGCTGAAAATCTAATGTTTTGTGTTTAATTGGGTATTAATTATTTGTTAATCAGGGTTTTGTTAAATTTGGTTAAAAAGGTTAAAACTATTTTAAATAGCATTTCAATCATGAAAAAAAGATTTGCTTTGTTTTAAATAACAAATAAATTTTTAATTATGAAAAAAGTATTACTAGTTGCTGCGATGGCAGTTTTTGGGTTAACACAAGTTACCGCTCAAGATGTTCAATTTGGTGCTAAATTAGGGTTGAACTTTGCTTCAATCACTGGAGATAATACCGATGGGTTTGACACGGTAACATCTTTTAATTACGGACTTGTGGCTGAGGTGCCACTTTCGGAAAAATTCTCTTTTCAACCTGAGGTTTTGTATTCTGGTCAAGGTTTTTCTTTAGGCTCTGATGAATCTGATACGGTTCAGTTAGATTATCTCACCGTGCCGTTAATGGGGAAGTATTACTTAACTAAAAGCTTAAGCTTAGAAGCTGGGCCACAATTAGGCTTTTTAATTTCTGCTAAGCAAGACGATGTTAATCTAAAAGATAGTTACAAAGGTTTAGATTTAGGTGTCAACTTTGGGTTGGGCTATAAATTAGACAACGGACTTAATTTTTCAGCACGCTATAATGTAGGCTTATCAGATGTTAATGATGTCGATAGCTTTAATGACAAATATAAAAACGGAGTTATGCAAGTGTCTATTGGTTATTTCTTTTTCTAAAACAACAGCATAAATTAAGATATTTAAAACCGAAGCCTAGTGTTTCGGTTTTTTTAGTTTTAGCCGTGTAGTAAATAGCCCCATTTTAAATGCTTGCGTTTATCTAATCGGGAAAGTATTTTCAAAAATATCATAGCCGTTATTAAGGCATCACCACTAGCAGTATGTCTATCCACTTTAGGGACGTTAAGTTCTTTACATAAATCGTCTAGCGAGTAATGCTTCTGCAAGGTATCTTGATATATTTTATGCTTAGATTTTTTGAAGAGCACGCCGGTATCGATAAACTTGTTTTTTAGTTTTCCTAAACCGTTGCGTAACATCATTTCATTCATCATGTTTTTATCGAAGCCAGCATGGTGAGCCACAAGTACGCTGTTTTGAATGTATTCTAAAAAAGCCTCAATAGCCTCTAGTTCGGTTACTTTTTCATAATCTCCGTTTTTCATAAGACCATGAATTTTTACGGTTTCAGATTTAAAAATATCCTGATGTATATAAAGCTCAAAACTATTACTTACAGGTATAGTTTTATGAACAATAGATACCGCACCAATAGATAGTACACGATCTTCCTTTTTATCAAAACCTGTAGTTTCTGTATCAAAAGCCACAAAACGCGTATCCTCAATGGGGCCTTTAGCTTTCTTTTTAAAACGCTCTAAATAGGCCAAATAAAATTCGGGATAATTGTCTTGTTTCTTATTAAACCAATTAAATTCCATTTTAGATAAAGTTTTTTAAATCGAAACGTAATTTTAAAGTCTCTTGTATATCGTGTATGGGTTTAAAACAGCGCTTTAATTTTAGTTTTTCTTCCTTAGTTAAAGTTTCTAGTTTTATAAATTTCCCAGAGTTATTGTGCAGTAAACCTTGTTTGGTTTTAAATTTAGACAAAGCCTTAAAAGCATAAGCACAAGACTCGTAAAGTTCTTTATTATTCGGGTCTATTTCTGCCATTTTTTCGTAGCGCTCGTAAGTATTGTTTACGTTTTTAATTTGATTGCTTAGTACTAGTAAACGCGCAGCATCAATTAAAGGCATTAAACCACGACTTTTAATATTAAACAAATCTTTTTGTTCACCATTTTGTTCAACCAAAAATTGTTTAAAAATACCAAGAGGCGTAGGGCTTTTAATAGCCTCGCTACCTAGGAATTTATAGAAAAGGCTCGATCCGCCTAAGGCTTCAAAAATACTTTCCGATAAGGTGTCAACTAATTTTTCATTACCATAAACACGAGAGTAATCAAAGAAAATAGAGGATAGCAAAATGGCTTTATCATCAGGACTTAAAATCCAATTCTGAAATTGTGTTTTCCATTTAGAAATCGATTTACACCATTCCGGGTTAATCGCCATCATATCAGCTTCACAATATTCAAAACCAATTTTATTAAGCGATTTGGTTACGTATTTAGCCAGTTGTAAAAAGTAAGCCTGAGTTTCTTCGTACTTATCTTCCGGTACATCTTCAAAAACTAAAGCATTATCCTGATCTGTAAACAGTAGTTGTTCTCTTCTGCCTTGGCTACCTAAGGCTAGCCAAGAAAAAGCAACTGGTGGCTCTGTTGGCATTTTCTTTAAAGCAATTTCAACGGCACGAATGGTTACGGCGTCGTTAATTTCCGAAATAACATTAATAATATGTGTTAACGGAATATTTTGTTCTAAATAACTTTTAAGTAATGTGTTTGCTTTTAAGCGTGCTATGCGTAGTTTTTTTGTTCGGTTGGCACGTTTTATTTCTTTTAAAATTACCGAAGGTGTGTTTCCTAAAGTAACCAAAACATCATGATGCGTAAGTACGCCAATTAGGCGAGAACTTACCGTGCCATCTTTGGTAATGCATAAATGACCAATACTGTTCTTTATCATTTTTAGTTGGCCATCGGCAACTGTTAAATCTCTTTTAGCCGTAATTACAGGTGAACTCATAATATTTGTAACTGCTGTGGTAATCGGAAATTTGCCTGTTGCAATTTTATTTTTTATATCACTATTGGTAATTATACCTACAGGTTTTTTATGGTCTACCACAATAATACAGCCAATTTTATGTAGAGACATTAAAATTGCAGCTTCTTGTAAAGTAGATGTTGTTGGACAGGTAATTGGTGTTTTTGTATAGTTTGCCGTTTGGAAATTTACAATGTCTTGCGAGGTGTTTGGCAGGTAATCTTTAAAAATAGCATTGTTTTCCTCAGTAGTGTAAGAGTCGTAGGCGTTGGTTGCAAAAGCGGTAATAAGATATTGATAAACCTTGGCATTATTCTCTGTAGCCGATTGAAAGTTTTTAATAGGCAAGGCGTAAATAATAGTCTCCTCGTTTGCCGTAGCCGTTAATTTATAATTTTCGCGCGCAATAAGAGGGCGCACGCCAAAAATATCTCCTGTATCGTTAATAGTAACAAGTTCTTGTGTGTTGTTTTCTGTATGAAACAAGCTAATGGCTCCAGCTCTTACAATATAGAAATACTCGTTTGCTGGTTGGTCTGCCTTAAATAAAGTGTCACCTTTTTCGAGGTAAACAATTACCGTTTCTTCGGCGATTTCTAAAAGTTTTTTAAACTTTATTAAATCGAAGGGCGGATAAATTTTTAAGAAATCGCAAACACGTTCAGCAATCGAGTTTTTCATAAGTTTGTTTTCGGTGTGAAAATTATATTAATTTAAAATCTAAAAGTAATTCACCTTCAATCGATGCTTGTAAATGGTCGCCTTTTACATTAAGTCCAACACCAGCTGCAGGTGTGCCAGTAAAAATAATATCACCTTCTTTTAAGGTCATAAAACTCGATACATACGCTATAATTTCAGCAAAATTATAAATCATAAAATCGGTGTTTCCAACCTGTTTTTGTTCACCATTAATAACCAAATCGAAATTAATATTGTTTAAATCTGGGAAGTTAGCAACAGGCTTAAAACCAGAAATAGGTGAGGCACCATCAAAACCTTTAGCTAAAGCCCAAGGGCCTTTATTTTCGCGGCTTGCAGCAAGTACATCTTTCGCTGTGTAATCAATACCAACAGCAATTTCCGAAATGTAACCGTTAGCATCTTCCAAGCTAATATCTTTACCCGTTTTTCCAATTTTTATTACCAACTCTATCTCGTAAGCCAATTGGTTTGTAATTGCCGGGAAAACAACATCCGCATTACCCGTTACAACGCTACTATCTGGCTTTGTGAAAATAACCTGTTTACCCGTTTTAATGGCGCTAATTTCAGACTTATCGTTCACATAATTTTTTCCAATTCCAATAACTTTCATCTACTTAGTTTTATAGTTTATAATCAAATTTTAAGAGAAAATAAAAGTAGTAAATAAGCCATTTAAAAAAGTGCTTTTCCTCGAAAATAATTTGGGCGTTACCATAAGGGTCGGGCTTTCAGCAGTCGCTTTTTTGTGTTGCATAGGTGCAACCACACAAAAAGAGCTCCAACAAATGCTTCAATCCCTAACGCAGGCTAGTCTGTTAAATTAAAACTTACAGCGAGTTGTAGTGTAAATATGTTAGGTTGTTGTTAAAAAAAAGCAAATGAAAATATGTCATAATCCCTACATGTGGTATCTTTATTGACATGTATTTTCAATATACTAAATTTTCACATGCAACACCTTAAAGAATCCACATCACCCAAAGATAAAACAAAACAAAAAGTCACGATGGCCCAAGCCTTTAAAACCATTATTTGGCCACGCCGGAAATTGGTTCTATTAGGTTTGTTATTAATAGTAATTCGCAGCTTGGCGGGTTTAGTATTGCCATGGCAAAGTAAAGTATTGCTAGACGATGTTGTACCAAACAAAGATATCTCGATGTTGTACAATTTAATAGGTATCGTTATAGCGGCTATTACAGTACAAGCGGTAACCTCATTTTTACTAACACAAATTTTAAGCGTACAGGCCCAATACTTAATAAGCGAATTAAGAGCGCAGGTACAAAAAAAAGTACTTTCTCTACCTATTAGCTTCTTCGACAATACCAAATCTGGTGCTTTAGTATCTCGAATTATGAGCGATGTGGAAGGTGTGCGTAATTTAATCGGTACGGGTTTAGTACAGCTTGTTGGTGGATCGTTTACAGCTATTGTTTCTCTAGTGATATTAATAGATTTAAACCCATGGATGACGCTTTTTGTGTTTGTTCCTTTATCCATTTTTGGATATATCGCGCTTAGAGCCTTTAAATATATTCGTCCTATTTTTAGAAAACGCGGAAAAATTAACGCTGAGGTAAAAGGTAGACTTACCGAAACGCTTGCTGGTGTGCGCGTAATAAAAGCCTTTAATGCCGAAGAGCAAGAAAATATTGTTTTTGAAGAAGGTGTTGATAAATTATTTCAGAATGTAAAAAAGAGTTTAACCGCAACCGCTTTAATGACCAGTTCTTCTACCTTTTTAATAGGTGTAGCCACTACAGGTATTATGGGGATTGGTGGTTATTATATGATTTTAGGAGAAATGACCACCGGTGAATTTCTCTTCTTCACCTTAGTCCTTGGTTTTATGATTGCCCCAATTGTGCAAATGAGTAACATTGGTAGCCAACTTACCGAAGCTTTAGCTGGTTTAGATCGTACCGAAGAGCTTATGAATATGACGGCTGAAGAAGATAACGAAGCCCGAACCATAGAGCTTAACACATTAAAAGGTGATATTGAATTTAAAGATGTAACGTTCTCTTACGAGGAAGGTAAAGATGTCTTGCATAATATTAACTTTAAAGCGCCGGCGGGTTCTGTAACAGCTTTAGTTGGGAGTTCAGGGTCTGGTAAGTCGACTATAGCAGGACTTTCAGCAACGTTTTTAACGCCTCAAAAAGGTAAAGTTACTATTGATAATCAAGATTTATCTAAAGTAAGGTTAAGTAGTTATCGCCAGCATTTAGGTGTGGTTCTGCAAGATGAATTTTTGTTCGAAGGCAGCATAAGGCAAAACATTATGTTTCCGAGACCAAACGCTACAGAAGCCGAATTACAAAATGCTGTAAAAGCGGCTTATGTTAATGAGTTTACGGATAGATTTGACGACGGATTAGAAACGTTAATAGGGGAGCGTGGTGTAAAACTTTCTGGCGGACAACGTCAACGTTTGGCTATTGCGCGTGCTATTCTTGCAAATCCGAAGGTTATTATTTTAGATGAAGCCACATCGAGTTTAGATACCGAAAGTGAAGCTTTAATTCAAAAGAGTTTATCAGAATTAATAAAAGATAGAACCACTATAGTTATTGCACACCGTTTAAGTACAATTCGTAAAGCCGATCAAATTTTGGTTATCGAAGCCGGCCATGTTGTAGAACGTGGCACGCACGATGAACTGATTGCTTTAGGTGCACGTTATTATGATTTATACACATATCAAGCAAAAATTTAATACATGAAAGTAACCGATTTAAGAACAACCGAGTATAACGAGTTTTACGCAGGCTATATAGGTAAAGTGCCAAAAAGCTGGACACTAAAAAAAGGTTTTGATTTAGGGAAAACAGAGGTAGTTGAATTTTTTAAAGCTATCCCAAACGATAAATTGGAATACCGTTATGCCGAAAATAAATGGACCGTAAAAGAAGTCTTTCAGCATATTATAGATACCGAGCGTGTTATGGGGTATCGTTGTTTTAGAATGGCGCGTCACGATGCTACAGCTATGGCAGGTTTTGAGCAGGATGATTATATTAAACCTTCTAAAGCAAACCAAAAATCTATGGATATTTTGGTAAACGAATATTTAAGCGTTCGCCAAAGTACAAATGCCTTAATACAGAGTTTAAGCAACGAAGATCTAGAATTTGTAGGGAATGCTAACGGAGCAGCGATGTCTGCAAGAGCAGTCGCCTTTATGGTGCTAGGGCACGAAATCTGGCATATAGATATCATAAAAGCGTTGTATTTATAATCCAAAATATCAATTTTAAGACACTTTCTTGTTTTTATTGTTTTAGAGTATGCTTTATGATAGCTTTAATTTAATTTAAAGCACTTTTAAGGCGTTTTAAGGCGTTTTTCGAAAATTAACAAATGTTAATAATTATTGCGTCAAGTCGATAAAGTGTATTTAAAATGCCATTTTAATTCGTATATTTGTTTGTATTCAAAAGGATGCTCTATAGCATCTTTTTTTTATGCTAATGAAATACTGAATCTTTTTTACATAGCGTAAAATAGAATATTAGAATTTCATTAATCCTGTATAAAAAGCAGGGTCTCATATTAATAATAAAATAATATCAATTCATAATTTATGAGCGAACAGAAAGAAGAATTTAACAAGCACAATTATTCTGCCGATAGCATTCAAGCTTTAGAAGGTATGGAGCACGTGCGTATGCGTCCGTCGATGTATATTGGCGACGTTGGTGTACGTGGTTTACACCATTTAGTTTACGAGGTTGTCGATAACTCGATTGATGAGGCTTTAGCCGGACATTGTAATAATATTACAGTAATTATCAATGAAGATAACTCGATTACGACTGAAGATGATGGTCGTGGTATTCCTGTAGATTTACACAAAAAAGAAGGCGTTTCGGCTCTAGAGGTTGTAATGACTAAAATTGGTGCTGGTGGTAAATTCGATAAAGATTCTTATAAAGTTTCTGGTGGATTGCACGGTGTTGGTGTAAGTTGTGTAAATGCTTTATCTGCACATTTAAGAGCTACCGTTTATAGAAATGGAGAAGTTTGGGAACAAGAGTACGAGCGCGGTAAAGCCCTATATCCTGTAAAGAAAATAGGAGAAACGGACAAACGTGGTACTATAGTTACTTTTAGACCAGATGAAACTATTTTTAAACAAACTTTAGAGTATAGTTATGATACTTTAGCAAGTCGTTTACGTGAGTTAGCTTACCTTAATAAAGGTATTACAATTCATTTAGTTGATAGAAGAACAGTAAAAGAAGATGGTGAGTTTGAAGGTGAAACTTTTCATTCTGAAGAAGGTTTAAAAGAGTTTATCAAGTATTTAGATGCCACTCGTGAGCCTTTAATGAAAGATGTTATCGCTTTTGAAGGTGAGAAAAATGGTGTACCTGTTGAGGTTGCTATGATTTATAATACATCGTACGCAGAGAATTTACATTCTTACGTAAATAATATTAATACACATGAAGGTGGAACACACCTTTCTGGTTTCCGTCGTGGTTTAACTCATACCCTTAAAAAGTATGCAGATGAATCAGGATTGTTAAAAAACTTAAAGTTTGATATTGCTGGTGATGATTTCCGTGAAGGGCTTACCGCTATTATTTCTGTAAAAGTACAGGAGCCTCAGTTTGAAGGGCAAACCAAAACAAAATTAGGTAACCGTGAAGTTTCTGCATCTGTAAGTCAAGCAGTATCAGAAATGCTTACCGATTACTTAGAAGAACATCCAGATGATGCTAAAATCATTGTTCAAAAAGTAATTTTAGCTGCACAAGCACGTCACGCCGCTCAAAAGGCTCGTGATATGGTACAACGTAAAACGGTAATGAGTATTGGTGGTTTACCTGGTAAACTATCCGATTGTTCTGAGCAAGATCCTGCAAAATGCGAAGTATTCCTTGTAGAGGGAGATTCGGCAGGTGGTACGGCTAAGCAAGGTCGTGATAGAGCGTTTCAAGCTATTCTTCCACTTCGTGGTAAAATATTAAACGTTGAAAAAGCCATGGTTCACAAGGTTTTTGAAAACGAAGAGATAAAAAATATCTTTACAGCACTTGGTGTAACTATTGGTACTGAAGAAGATAGTAAAGCTTTAAATCTTTCAAAATTACGTTACCATAAAGTAGTGATTATGTGTGATGCCGATATCGATGGTAGTCACATTGCTACTTTAATTTTAACGTTCTTCTTTAGATACATGAAGGAACTTATTGAAAACGGACATATCTACATTGCAACGCCGCCATTATACTTAGTAAAACGTGGTGCTAAAAAACAATATGCATGGTCTGATGCTGAGCGTGATACTATTGTTTCAGAATTTGGAGATGGATCTAAGATACAACGATATAAAGGTCTTGGAGAGATGAACGCAGAACAACTTTGGGATACCACTATGAATCCTGAATTTAGAACGATGCGTTTAGTTCAAATTGAAAACGGAACAGAAGCCGATAGAGTTTTCTCTATGTTAATGGGTGATGAAGTACCACCTCGTAGAGAGTTTATTGAGAAGAATGCTATTTACGCAAATATTGACGCGTAAAACATATTCATTTTATATACAAAAGCGCCTGTCTAAATTTAGACAGGCGCTTTTTATTTGGCTATTAATGTAGGACTAATTTGGGGCAAAGTTTTTATAATATACTTTTCTAGAATAACCCCAAGCCAACTCTTACGCTTGGTGTGCTTACTCGAACTCTCGTATTAACTGTACTTCTGTTATTATATCTATTGTTGTAATAGTTATTGCTATAACCATAGTAGTAAAAAGAAGCATGATGGTAGTAATGATCGCTATGGTGACAATGGCTGTCGCAATATTCGTAATGGCTTGCGTAAGCATCTTTTTTGCCCTTCATGTAAGCGCGGTACGCTTTTTTGTCGTTTCGTTTTAGGTTCTTTTCATAGGTTTTTTGATCTTCCCAAAAAATTTCATCATCAGCTTTTGAATCAGCTGTAAATTGTTGTTCGTATTTGGCATCTTCTAATGCGCGTTTTTGGTAATACGATTTTTTATCTATTCTTTCGTCTTGAGAAACTTCTGCTTCTTGACTATACGTTGCAAAAGAACTTCCTATAATTATTGCGAATACTAATGTTTTAAATAATGTCATCTCTTTAAAATTTTAATGATTAATTAAGCTTTTAATAAGCCTTCATTAATAAGACACTTAGTATATAGTTTACCCTATAGTTTTTTTTAATAATAATATATAGAACAAAAAAAGAACACCTAAGGGTGTTCTTTTTTTGCTATAAAAACTAATTCAAAATTTTTAATTTTTATATATAAATACTGAAGAAGCAGAAGCTAAACTATTGTTAACAGTAGGTGTCATGTTTCCTCCAGAACCAATGTTGTTAAAAGCTAAAATTCTACCACCGCCGTTACCAGCTTCGGCAATAAATACGGTTTGGGTAGTAGCATCGTAAGCTACGTCTACAGGGTTGCCTAAAAGTGTAGCGGTTCCAGATACTCGTGTTTGTTGAGATGCAGATAAGGTTGCTCCATTGGCAGTATCGTTAAACTTACTTGTAAAGTCTTCTATGATGTGAAATGCACCATCGTCTTGACCGTTAGTGGCATCTGCAATATCTGTCATTACCATAACATCAGAAGCACTATCATAAGTTAAACCATGTGTTCTAACAATGCCTTCTATTGCTATTCTTTTAGAAGCACTTAAGGTTTCGTTACTTGTGTTAGCTGTAAAATTCGTAAAAACAGCAAGTTCATTTGTTGCATCAACTACAGCATACAAATCGTTGTTTTTAAAAGTAATACCCCAAAGTTTAAAATCGGTAGTAATAGTAGTTCTTAGGGTGAAAGAATTTCCGTTGCGTGTATAGATAAATAATTTACCATCTGGTGTAGTTGCATCTCCATCTACGTCAGCATTATCTGCAACAACATAAGTGTTTCCGTTAACGGCAAGTTCTCTTGGACTCGTCATATCCATAGTTCCGTCAATGTCTGCGTTAATTGTAGCGTTATCTAAAAGGTTAGAAATGTTTGAAAAACCTTCAAGACCTAAACCAGAACGTGATGCTTGTATAACAGCATCGGAGTCGTTATCAAAGTAAATACCATCGGCAGCTGTAGATGTTGTAATTAGTGTTTTTGTTGTAATGTTTGCAGAATTTGTAACATCATATATAGTAATGTTACCATCGGAATTGTTCGATGCGTAAACTGTTGTAGAACTAGCGGATTCCATTTCCATATTGTTATCGTCATCATTACTACATGAGAATGCCAATATTGAGGTTAAAACTAGAGTTGCTAAAAATCTGTTTGAATTTAATTGTTTCATAATATTTGTGTTTTTTTTCGTTGTTATCGATACCTACGAAATTATAACCAAGTCGGTTTTATTTTTTTTCAAAATTAATTTCAGGTGTTAAAAACACTGCATCATATTATGATTCTATTGAGGGTTTAAGAGTTGATCAGTTTTTTGTTAGGTTTTATTTTCCGCCATTGGCTTGTAAATCGGCAATACATTGAGCGTCCAGTTGTGGAGCGGTACTCATGCTTGCCATATCGCTTAGATTTACAGCAGATTCTGATGCCCAATACATTAAGCAGTTTTCTACATTGCAATGTTTTGGATGTTCTTCATCTTCATGCTCACTTTGTAGCGGTGTCCCTAAATTTGTAAGCCCAAATATATGCCCAAATTCGTGATTAATTACTGTAGTCTCTAATAACGTTCTGTCTGGCTCAAACGGACTATTACTAAAGCTTTCTACCGTTTCTTGATAAACTACAAACGAGGTGTTCCAATAAGCAGTTCCTAATACTACGGTATTATCTGTTTCAGAATCATTGTCTGATTTTCCGTCCGAAAAATAAGCCCAAACAGCAATTTGGTTACTTGTGTTATAGTGTGTTCTATGCTCTGTCTCTATGTCGGCAATATCTTCTAAACTATAAGTGGTTTTTCCAGGTG
The window above is part of the Algibacter sp. L3A6 genome. Proteins encoded here:
- a CDS encoding membrane metalloprotease, which encodes MKFKILIPFLFLLIISACSKDESEEDNDTDNTISKVLNRQATGSSAHDLLSDDTFTSIIIEVVYVEGFEPTESALNNFTTFLENRTYKPNGITVEKRAIPSPGKTTYSLEDIADIETEHRTHYNTSNQIAVWAYFSDGKSDNDSETDNTVVLGTAYWNTSFVVYQETVESFSNSPFEPDRTLLETTVINHEFGHIFGLTNLGTPLQSEHEDEEHPKHCNVENCLMYWASESAVNLSDMASMSTAPQLDAQCIADLQANGGK